The following proteins are encoded in a genomic region of Deinococcus aerolatus:
- a CDS encoding GGDEF domain-containing protein, which translates to MIRPPSTSPDHAYRRSALLVLLVGGLVTSLITLVLQPRIMTSLELATLLLIVVKNAGLGLWLWWRPADLMRVGLTELTLHIGGAVFRLAQVLLVDQEASGLGGYSYWMVLSYLVASLVLRPRPFLLVSLGQYAALLAVGAVFWLAPDIAPATKAAQANLLLQLYLLHGTVIAFLYLQHQLRRQYVQTLLRAEREANLAQVDVLTGLPNRRQLQAWLTTDLDRAADDGPLSLVLFDLDHFKQVNDTHGHDIGDRVLQETAQAVSHVLGQGDRVGRWGGEEFLILVAGDQVAAQDVASRLRRDMRSMWQPASCAVTVSCGIAQARHTDTPETLLRRADTALYQAKAAGRDTARAIG; encoded by the coding sequence ATGATCCGCCCCCCCTCCACCTCTCCCGACCACGCCTACCGGCGCAGCGCGCTGCTGGTGCTGCTTGTTGGTGGACTGGTCACCTCGCTGATCACCCTGGTCCTGCAACCCAGAATCATGACCAGCCTGGAACTGGCCACGCTGCTTCTGATCGTCGTGAAAAACGCGGGCCTGGGACTGTGGCTATGGTGGCGCCCGGCAGACCTGATGCGCGTGGGGCTGACCGAGCTGACCCTGCACATCGGGGGGGCCGTCTTCCGGCTGGCGCAGGTGCTGCTGGTCGATCAGGAAGCCTCCGGATTGGGCGGCTACTCCTACTGGATGGTTTTGAGCTATCTGGTGGCCTCGCTGGTGTTGCGCCCCCGCCCCTTCCTGCTGGTGTCGCTGGGGCAGTATGCGGCCCTGCTTGCGGTGGGCGCCGTCTTCTGGTTGGCCCCCGACATTGCCCCGGCGACCAAGGCGGCGCAGGCCAACCTGCTGCTGCAGCTGTACCTGCTGCACGGCACCGTGATCGCCTTTCTCTACTTGCAGCACCAGTTGCGCCGGCAGTATGTGCAGACCCTGCTGCGGGCCGAACGGGAGGCCAACCTCGCGCAGGTGGACGTGCTGACCGGACTTCCCAACCGCCGGCAGTTGCAAGCCTGGCTGACCACGGACCTGGACCGCGCTGCCGACGACGGGCCCTTGAGTCTGGTGCTGTTTGACCTTGACCATTTCAAGCAGGTGAACGACACCCACGGTCACGACATTGGGGACAGGGTGTTGCAGGAGACTGCCCAGGCGGTATCCCACGTCTTGGGCCAGGGTGACCGGGTGGGTCGCTGGGGGGGCGAGGAATTCCTGATTCTGGTGGCTGGCGATCAGGTGGCCGCACAGGACGTGGCGTCGCGGCTGCGCCGCGACATGCGGTCCATGTGGCAGCCGGCATCGTGCGCCGTCACGGTCAGCTGTGGGATTGCCCAGGCCCGCCACACGGACACGCCTGAAACGCTGCTGCGCCGCGCCGATACGGCGCTGTATCAGGCCAAGGCAGCCGGCCGCGACACGGCCCGCGCCATTGGTTAG
- a CDS encoding CoA transferase produces the protein MTGISTALDGIKVLDLASLYAGLLIAINLGNYGADVIRVEHPHGDDARRWDFIRDGVPLWWKSIARNKRLITLDLHGEAARQTVPDLVGLTGFGQTAPFSQEPGFGTLT, from the coding sequence GTGACTGGCATCAGCACCGCCCTGGACGGAATCAAGGTGCTTGACCTGGCCAGTCTCTACGCGGGACTGCTGATCGCCATCAATCTGGGGAATTACGGCGCGGACGTGATCAGGGTTGAGCACCCACACGGAGACGACGCCCGGCGCTGGGACTTCATCCGGGACGGCGTGCCGCTGTGGTGGAAGTCCATCGCGCGCAACAAACGCCTGATCACGCTGGACCTCCACGGCGAAGCAGCCCGCCAGACCGTGCCGGACCTGGTCGGGCTCACCGGCTTCGGGCAGACCGCGCCGTTCAGCCAGGAACCGGGGTTCGGCACACTGACCTAG
- a CDS encoding LacI family DNA-binding transcriptional regulator, translating into MPQSIRPGERRVTITDVAKAANVSSATVSLALNGSPRISVETRQRVERCARALRYQPNHAAASLRTQVTRTIALAVPDIGNPVYIEIARTVQQIARQRAYHLHLISTESQPSEEVHALETLAQRSVDGLIMISLHGASALDASLREVAGPVVIIGHLQDVICDNVTVASAAGAALAIQHLWAVGCSALAFVNGPAGTWPSSEREKGVQNALRAADQTISPVLRAEEDFTTEGGHRAAQHLLAQGVCFDGLLCANDLMAIGAMRALRAHGLRIPEDVAVIGMDDIRECQFTTPPLSSVSLMAGERGRLAAQLLFDRLGGDSGTLPRQLTVSPVLMPRGSTTPRRTPAARDERGHL; encoded by the coding sequence ATGCCTCAATCCATTCGGCCGGGCGAGCGCAGGGTCACCATCACGGATGTTGCCAAAGCGGCGAACGTGTCGTCGGCTACCGTCTCGCTGGCTCTGAACGGCAGCCCACGCATTTCTGTGGAGACCCGGCAGCGGGTAGAGCGCTGCGCGCGGGCGCTGCGCTACCAGCCCAACCACGCCGCGGCCAGCCTGCGGACACAGGTCACCCGGACGATCGCGCTGGCCGTGCCGGATATCGGCAACCCGGTCTACATCGAGATTGCCAGAACGGTTCAGCAGATCGCCAGGCAACGCGCCTACCATCTGCACCTGATCAGTACCGAAAGTCAGCCCTCAGAGGAAGTGCACGCCCTGGAAACACTGGCCCAGCGCTCGGTGGACGGCCTCATCATGATCTCCCTGCATGGGGCCAGCGCACTGGACGCCTCGCTCCGGGAAGTTGCAGGTCCTGTGGTCATCATTGGTCACCTTCAGGACGTCATCTGCGACAACGTGACGGTGGCCAGCGCGGCCGGAGCTGCACTGGCGATTCAGCACCTGTGGGCCGTGGGCTGTTCAGCACTCGCCTTCGTCAACGGTCCTGCCGGAACATGGCCCTCCTCAGAACGCGAGAAAGGCGTTCAAAACGCCCTGCGCGCCGCAGACCAGACCATTTCGCCGGTCCTGCGTGCCGAGGAAGACTTCACGACGGAGGGAGGCCACCGCGCCGCCCAGCACCTGCTGGCGCAGGGCGTGTGTTTCGACGGACTGCTCTGCGCCAACGACCTGATGGCGATCGGCGCCATGCGCGCGCTGCGCGCACACGGTCTGCGGATTCCCGAGGACGTCGCCGTGATCGGTATGGACGACATCCGTGAATGCCAGTTCACCACACCGCCGCTGAGCAGCGTCTCCCTGATGGCGGGTGAACGCGGCCGCCTCGCCGCTCAACTGCTGTTTGACCGCCTCGGCGGTGACAGCGGCACGCTGCCCCGGCAGCTGACCGTCTCACCTGTCCTGATGCCACGCGGCTCAACCACGCCGCGCCGGACGCCGGCAGCGCGGGACGAGCGGGGCCACCTGTGA